Proteins from one Deltaproteobacteria bacterium genomic window:
- a CDS encoding sugar ABC transporter ATP-binding protein has product MKRTDPILRLKHISKDFGTVRALSRISFDLGGGKILGLVGDNGAGKSTLLRILSGDLQPSSGEIYLGEKPVRFKNPADAMRQGIAIVYQFLQLVDIAKVWENFFMGRELTKRIGPFPFLDIERMKRLTAEAIAKYGHTFDIEREIRELSGGQRQIIAVTRAVEANPDILLLDEPTHGLSKRVIREIFDLLRTAKEEKDTSIIITSQWYEQISDFVDEVMVLRLGETAGRFDTESADRVKIFKLAMGLPT; this is encoded by the coding sequence ATGAAAAGAACTGACCCGATTCTGAGACTGAAGCATATTTCAAAGGATTTCGGCACGGTCAGGGCTCTAAGCCGTATCTCATTCGATCTTGGGGGAGGTAAGATCCTGGGATTGGTCGGGGACAACGGTGCGGGGAAGTCTACTCTGCTAAGAATCCTGAGTGGTGATCTTCAACCATCGAGCGGAGAGATCTACCTCGGGGAAAAGCCGGTACGCTTCAAGAATCCTGCCGACGCGATGAGGCAAGGAATAGCCATCGTGTACCAGTTCCTGCAACTGGTCGACATCGCCAAGGTATGGGAAAACTTCTTCATGGGCAGGGAGCTGACCAAGAGAATAGGCCCCTTCCCGTTCCTTGACATAGAGAGAATGAAGCGGCTCACGGCGGAGGCTATCGCAAAATACGGCCACACATTCGACATCGAGCGAGAAATCAGAGAACTCTCAGGGGGACAACGACAGATCATAGCAGTCACCAGAGCCGTCGAAGCGAATCCTGACATCCTCCTGCTCGATGAACCCACCCACGGCCTGTCGAAGAGAGTGATAAGAGAGATCTTCGATCTGCTTAGAACCGCCAAAGAAGAGAAAGACACCTCGATCATCATTACCAGCCAGTGGTATGAGCAGATCAGTGATTTCGTCGACGAGGTGATGGTCCTCCGGTTGGGCGAGACGGCCGGCCGTTTTGACACAGAATCCGCTGACAGGGTGAAGATCTTCAAGCTTGCAATGGGTCTGCCAACCTGA